The genome window CGACAGCAACCGGGTGATCATCACGTTGTCGCGCTTTGGAATCCCGAGATCGCGGGCCCGGTCGACGAGCGTCTCGAGCATGGCCTCGCCGGTTCGGTCGCCGACGAAGCAGGTCCGACGGTACGACTGTGCACCGAAGTACCGCTGGTTGATTCTCCCGTCGTCGGTGCGATCGAACGGCATCCCCCACGACTCGAGTTCGCGAACACGGGCTGGCATCTCGTGGGCGGTGAGTTCGACGGCGTCGGGGTCGTTGATGTGGTGGCCTTCGTTCAGCGTGTCGGCGGCGTGAATCGTCCAGTCGTCTTCGTCGTCGAGCGAGCCGAGGGCGGCGTTGACGCCGCCGGCGGCCCACGTCGTGTGTGCGTCGCCGTGGTCACGCTTGCCGATCACCAGCGGCTCGACTCCGCCCTCGGCGAGTTCGATCGCGACGCGAGCACCGGCTGCGCCCGCGCCGACGACGAGGACAGGAGTGGTGACGACGTCGTACTCGAGCGCCCCGTCCGAAGCCGACTCGAGGCTGCCGTGTGTGAGACGGTTCTCGACGCCCGACTCACCAGCGTCGCCCGTCCGCTCTCCGTCGGGGGATCCGTCGGCATCGGATTCGGATGGTGTCATCAATATAACGGAGGGGACGAACGCTTTTAGGTAGCGTCCCAAACAGCGTCGAGCGCCTGAATCTGGGCGTTTTGGGGTCGCTACTGCAGAGATGTGATGTCGACGATTCCGGCCGGACGCTTACGGCGCTTGCGTCCCTCGAGACGACCATGCAGCCGATCGTCCACCCGGTCGTCGGCTACGTCTGCTACGCCGTGTACGCTCGCTGGGCGGACGGCACGCCGCCAGCCTCGAGCCCGGCTGCGGTGGCGGTCGTCGCCGCAACGCTCCCCGACCTGCTGGACCAGCCGCTGTACCACGCGGGAATCACACCCGTCGGTCGGACGATCGGCCACTCGCTGCTGTTCGCCGTCCCCCTCGTCGCGCTGGTCTGGCTCGTCGCTCGCCGTCGCGGACAGAGTCGACTCGCCGTCGCCTTCGCGATCGGCTACGGCTCGCACATCGCGGCCGACGTTCCCTGGCACGTCCTTGCCGGTGACTATCACGAACTCGGCTTTCTCCTCTGGCCGGTGACGCCGATGCCGGCGTACAGCGGCGTAAAGACACTGGGCACCGTCGGCGGCCTCGAGGTGACGACGCTGTGGCTCGAGGCGGTTATCTTCGTCGGCGGGGTCGCCCTCTGGTGGGCCGATGGACGGCCGGGGCTCGACCTCCTCGGCCGCCGATTCGACCTGTAGCTACCGTGGCCCGGCCCCGTCCGAACCGGTCGGAAAGACGCCGTCTATGGTATCGGTCCCTGAGGCCATCTCCATGCCATCCGTCGGGGTCTCCGGCTCGACGTTCGCCAGCCGCATCGCGTTGCCCGTCACACCGAGGCTCATGCCCATGTCGCCGATGACGACCGCGTGGATCACCGTCACGATTCCGAATGGGGCACCCGCGGCGAGAACGGCCTTGACGGCCAGGCTCGACCAGATGTTCTGGCGGATGACGCCGTTTGCCTTCCCCGAGAGTTCGTAGAGATACGGCAGGCGAGAGAGGTCGTCGCTCATCAACGCGACGTCTGCCGTCTCGAGCGCCGTGTCGGTCCCAGCCGCGCCCATCGCGATGCCGACGGTTGCGGTCGCGAGCGCAGGCGCGTCGTTGATGCCGTCGCCGACCATGGCGACGTGGGTCGACCGGTCGCCGCCGTCATCGGTGTCGCCGTACTCGTCTCTTCGCGCTCTGTCTCGCTCCTCGGGCGATCCCTCGGAGCCGTGTGGCCCCGCGCGTTCGAGTCGTCGGATCCACTCG of Natrarchaeobaculum sulfurireducens contains these proteins:
- a CDS encoding metal-dependent hydrolase; the encoded protein is MQPIVHPVVGYVCYAVYARWADGTPPASSPAAVAVVAATLPDLLDQPLYHAGITPVGRTIGHSLLFAVPLVALVWLVARRRGQSRLAVAFAIGYGSHIAADVPWHVLAGDYHELGFLLWPVTPMPAYSGVKTLGTVGGLEVTTLWLEAVIFVGGVALWWADGRPGLDLLGRRFDL